A window of Mercenaria mercenaria strain notata chromosome 16, MADL_Memer_1, whole genome shotgun sequence contains these coding sequences:
- the LOC128549454 gene encoding uncharacterized protein LOC128549454 yields the protein MFLLLGKFTGSTAARLTKKRAFEKKRKQAERSFKRGRLLKKPRKRNTLRAAEVRECPTYQTEVGHLQEVDLNEIPVPAVQKPLSRSTGPLKKVFFDLETTGSEHNAYIVQIAALYGEECFELYILPPKELKPNGIKSNPSYCTK from the exons ATGTTCCTCTTGCTAGGAAAATTTACGGGCAGTACTGCAGCTCGATTGACAAAAAAGcgagcatttgaaaaaaaaaggaagcaAGCAGAACGTAGTTTTAAACGGGGAAGACTCCTAAAGAAACCAAGAAAAAGAAACACTCTTAGGGCAGCAGAAGTCAGAGAATGCCCAACATATCAGACGGAAGTTGGACATTTACAAGAGGTTGATTTAAACGAGATTCCTGTTCCAGCAGTTCAGAAGCCACTAAGCAGATCCACAGGGCCGCTGAAAAAGGTGTTCTTTGACCTAGAAACTACTGGTTCCG AGCACAATGCCTACATTGTCCAGATCGCGGCATTATAtggagaagaatgttttgaactCTACATCTTACCGCCGAAGGAACTAAAACCCAATGGCATCAAAAGCAACCCATCTTactgtacaaaataa